In the Onychostoma macrolepis isolate SWU-2019 chromosome 08, ASM1243209v1, whole genome shotgun sequence genome, ggatggtGAACAGGTGTTGGCTGTCAGCGTGGGATCGTATGGGCCTGTGCTTTCCTCTGCCGGATACACTTACTCTGCACTACCTTCCTCCTGTTTCGTCAGCCTGAGTTCCTCTAGCCCATCTCGCTCCTTGCTCAGCAGCGTCCGGGGTGGTCGTGCCCGACCGAAACGTCCCGTGCCTCTTCCAGCCGATCTGCTAACTCAGCTCAAGCCTGGTGCTGACGAAGGAGATCCACCTGCGGCGGCAACTACCTTCGAGAACGACGTAAGGGAGCGGAGTTTCCGTGGACAGTGGTACCCCTACAACGAGCGCCTCATCTGCATCTACTGCGGCAAGTCCTTCAACCAAAAGGGCAGCCTGGACCGTCACATGCGTCTGCACATGGGCATCACACCCTTCGTCTGCAAGTTCTGTGGCAAGAAGTACACCCGCAAAGACCAGCTGGAGTACCACATCCGCGGCCACACGGACAACAAACCCTTCCACTGCCAGATCTGCGGCAAATGCTTTCCCTTCCAAGGCACACTCAACCAGCATTTGCGCAAGAAGCACATGACCTCTGGCACAGAAGTTAACAATCACACTGACTTGCTGGGAGAGGCACCAGATGGCCAGAGAGCAGAGCAAGAGGATGCCTCCGAGGGCGAAGCAGCCTGCGGAGCAGCTTACCCCGATGATTTGTCAACAAAAACCCCCAGTGAAGAAAGTGGCAAGTGTAGTCCAGAAGAAAGCCCTGCATCCAAACCCCTGCGTGGATACTGAGAATAAAGTTTTCCTTGTTTGTCCTCCTTATCTAATAAGGAAGCATAAAGGGTTACACTTTTCGCCATTAAGCCcagctgtttttaaagaagGACAAGAAATAACCTGCCTTGCGCATTTTCTACTCGTCCATTTTTGTGGAAGTTCTACACAAGACAAAGATCGAGAGAAAGTTTTTAAGGAGTTTTTCAAAGGGAAGGAGTCCTATAATCGGGGAGGAGGTCTCTGTAATCAAGGCCTCCTAAGAGTTTTATCACATTTTtgatatatctatatctatatatatatatatacatatatatatatttccatgtTTTTCAACATATTTACAGAGTAATATAGGCATGTTGCAATAATGAATAATGTGAAAGCTCAGATGAGATGCTTGTCATATCACGCTTTTACCTGACCTGTTTTTGCACATGTGGCCTGTAGTAGGTCACTCACTCACGAGGAATGGTTTATCTGCCAGTGCAAGGCTCTTTTTGTGAAACATCCGTTCAATACCTCATTATACAACCTCAACATATACTCATAATGGACAGTATTTGTAGCTTATCGTCAACTCCAGCCAGGTTTTACCTCATAGCAAAGAACCTGAACGGAGGGGAAGAGGCTTCTCTCAGTAAAgtcacatttgttttgttttcataggGTTTGAATGAATGTTGCGTTGAAACCCCTGAACAAAACATCTCCACTCTACCAAGGCTTGATACTTCAGTGAAATATTCCTTAGTGATTGTATGAATTCTGgattatttttgttcatttttctttAGCAGACATGTTGTGTGTATCTATGAGAATATTATTAGTACAAGGTGTACCTGTGGTGTATTTTCAGGATCCAAgatcttcctttttttttttctttttttttttttaatgccatatttttcataaaatcaCAGTCTGTCACTCTACACGCATTCTGTAACATTATCCATTTGGTTTCAGGTATATTATCAACAGTATAATCTCAGATTAGTGCTAGAGTAGCAGCACAGTCAACAATATTATTCACTTAAGGAATGTTTAGTCAAATTTGACTTATGCTTTCGTGCcaagtttctttcttttcttttcctttctttctttctttctttctttctttctctaaaTCTagcttttaataaaaaaaaaacaatgttttttatgGTTTGAGTTTTACCAAACACCAGTGGGGGAGGGTGTGCCTTTAAAATGaaagtttaaattatatattaatatatttgtagaTGCAATTCTAAAAGTGGTGCAGGAGTCATGCAAGTTATGAAAATTGCCTTAGGGCCATACCGCCATGGGaagaaggggggaaaaaacctCTTGCTGAAATATTTATAGCATTAATGTACACACTCGATCAGTGGTTAAAATTTCAAACAGCTCTTCTTGTGTTCAGCTGGCTCGAaagaactttattattttttttaaacttggtGTGGAACAGACAGCTGAGAGAAGAAGCTCTCTTTGGCTTATCAGACTTGTGCATCTGTCGATGTACAGACCAAAACGTATGGTGTTTCAATGcagaaatgtataattaaagaAGATTCACTTACTGCCGGTATgcttttgttaatgttaaattgTATGGAGGTGTATTGTTTATGCTGGAGGTATAGTGTAGGGTTTCATACTACAATAGAGCAGTAATAAGATAAACCTGCAGTGTCAGTACCACTGTTGTGGGCACTTTTATAAATTTAGTATTGTGAAGAGAGAGCCCTGGATGCCTATTATCTCCACAATATCTCTTCCCATCCattttcattatataactgGTGCAAAACGTCATACctcactttgtttttttttttgtcttttcttgACCTGTGATTGAATAAGGCTCCTTATTGTTTATCACATGCCAATTGTagatacattttgttatttcttATCACCACACTGTCTTATTTGATTCATTCTAACAAATAATATAAGCGGCTACATGAGACGATATTTTATAGTCCTCAATACAGTCGAGCATCTGCCTCCCTGACTGTCTGCAGTATATTTGATTTATAGTTCTTGATGCTCAGACAGATTAAAACATGCCTCGCTTTTACAAGATTCAAGTGCTTTCAAGTTTGCCTGACATACCATTTGGATATTTACTTTACCACACCCTCcataagttaactttaacaaCCATTAGCCAAGGATAGTTAGCGTAAGCAGCGTTCCCTTTTGTTTAGAAACTGCGGTATTACCTTTCCAGGACAACTCCTTAATTCTGTGAAGCGCATCCAGTATCACGCCTTGGACAAAACTTGTCTCTGAAAGTACGATAAGTTAAAATACACAGTGACTTACATTATggtgctgttttgttttcattttcagtttgcGTACTTTTCTTTTGTGGTGTTTActcatataattttttatttttttaatctgcatttatttcacGGTCTCAGTTAAAGTATTTTGAGATTTCAAATTGAACTTCAGGACTTCtgccctttctctctctttctttaaaCTCAGTTTCACTCAAAGTGCAAATTTTAGAATGCTGAACTATATTTGTGCCATTAAAATCTCTTCATGTGCTTGTATTACTGGCAGATGAGTGAGAATGAAccttatacttttatttttaccagctctTGAGCTATGAATCAGTTTTAAACAATGAGCCAATGTGATAACTACAGTTATCAAGAGCCAAAACTCTGAATACAGAACACCTTGTACTACTGACAGCATGTTTGGTGTCGTTCTGTGACATGAGATGCCATGTATGCCATTTGAAACATTGTAAGCCTGACTGCTTTCTTCCCTCAACATGTTTAGATTTGCTCTGTTCCTTTATCGTAATGTTCCCGTTCATCTTAGATAATGTGAACGTGACTTTGGCCACTAACCAAAGAGCAAACCAAAAATTGTAAAGGGTTTGTGTAGTATGTTGCACAGCGGACAAAAGAGAGACCAAAAGCAAGCCCTGGAACAAATGAATCTGTTTTAGATGTGTCAGTAGATCTTCACCGTCTCATTTCCCAGCCTCATGCTGGCTCTAACACCTGTCGGGATTTTATAGCATTGGCTGTCATTTATTTCACACATTGGTGTTAGGTAGGTTTTGTTGAGATAATGTTTTACAGTGAATGAAGCTGTAAGCTTTAGTATTTGATGAACAGATTTTGGATGTTGTTCTGTGGTCTTTAAAAAATGATGGTACaaacagattattttttttttttgtcaaggaAGTTGATTGATCCGGTGCCTTGATGTGAAACATAGGCTTCACTACTCTTTGAGGTCagcaagatttttatttttatttaattttttttcagaaataatgcattcagtttatcaaaagtgatactaaagacatttagaatgttataaaatatttgaatttcaaataaatgctgttcttttaaactgtcTTGGTATGGCTTCCATAAAAATACTGAGcagcaaaatattaatattttcaacattaagaagaagaaatgtttcttaagcagcaaatcagtgtattagaatgatttctgaagggtcatgtgacactgaagcctggagtaatgtatgctgaaaattcagcttttccatcacagaaaaaaaaatgataatttaaaatataataaaatagaaaatatttattttaaatgataatatttcacaatattactgttttgctgtgagtcttttaaaaacatttaaaaatcttactgaccccaaacatttgaattgaAGTGTATGTGAATCACTTACGCcgcagtttttttgttttgttttgccatGCAAGATTATGGAAATGAGATGAGGGGTTCCTTCAAAGAAGGGAgaaatgtttgttatttttggatGTATCAATGTATCAGCCTGgtcttttgtaaaaaaaatattgaacttATGGTAATATGCAAAAGCAATATGCCTGTTAGATCATAATTGAGACATGCAGTAAGGGTTCTGTCTGTATAGTTGCATTTGTTTTACTCTGTGTCATTCTTTTTGTTTCTATGGGGAAACATCCTATTTGTAGGGGATCGATATGCATTGAAGCGACAGAGATTTTCACGTCAGAATCAGTATGCAGTTTTGACAGAAAGTGAATatgctgaaataataataaaatgggaCAATCAAACAGCTTCGCGATGCGTAAGCTTCCTCTTAAAAATAAGTTTCAAAAAAGTTAGTTGATTTATGCTTGGCTATAACCTCATCAGAATGATGATGCTTTCAGGTTAGCAGATCGCTGTATTATGTATATTGTTTGGTCTGGGGGGGGGAAATATGCATGTCGGCCCACTTattgttcaagtagaattgcaTGGTGCCCTCCACGTTATAAAACGAAACTACagattactttttgtttttgtcttaaaACTTGAAAGTGATTTTCATTTATAGCTATATCTCTTATGTGATATTTCACCTGGCATGCACTTAatgattcttaaaaaaataatacataatgtattccATAAGGGATTAATTGACCATGTAATGCTCCCAACTTATGGGACTCATAAGGCCTCAAATATTTTATCGCTTGGGATGTGTTTCCCCTTTAATGGTGCTTTTACGACTGGTCAGGTTTCTTTTTggtttttataatgtataagCAAAAAGATGTTAAATCGGTGAAATGGGGTTAACATACacttgtaaatgatttaatgaaCTGTACTAATAGAGTCATACTCCACCAACTGACCTAGATACTCATGGTCCATATTCACTCGCTTTGTTCACATAAAACCAGTTCAGTTTGTGCCATGCACAATAATCAAAAAAGAAGTGTTTACAGGGAAGGCTGTTGGACTACTTTTTGATTGTGCAGCTCGTCCTTTTTAACTGTTGAAAACTGTTGACTTACTTCAGGTAGTTTATGAACACTGAGCTAAACCTAGAGATattgaagaaaagaaaatcttgAAGTCTTCCATTGGTTCTCCACTTCCAACATGTCTCCACTGTGTAATATGCAAAAGCAATAACCTTACTAAGagccttttttttcttcttctttctttggAGTCTGTCTGCCTCTCAGATTGCAGGAGGATTTTGTCTCAAAATGAATGCATTCAGGATGTCAGGGAGCCGAGGTCATTTATGGCTAAGAGAggatttttctcattttttaagaTATATACTTTTATGTGAAAACTTGGACAGATTGGGCAAATATGCTTCTACAGAGTGGCTTGTTTTCGTGGTCACCACAATCTGTACTTCATCGACCTGCCACCTCGGTGTCACTGGTGAGAAGTtgcatcttttttctttttatgtgtGTCAAATAAGAAAGGGATCTTTGAGAGATGTAACCTGCCACTAAAGATCTTCTTTCTTCGTGCTTTGAGATTGCAGATATAACGGGCCAATCAGAATTATTAAAAGAacagttgacccaaaaatgaaaatatgctgaaaatgCACTATGGCAATTTGAGATGTAACatatttgaagaaatttagcattttatcacttgctcagcaatgaatggagtgaatgggtgccgtcagaataataGTTCaagcagctgataaaaacatcacaatccacaagtaatccacacgactcacACTCcaatcaattaacatcttatgaagtgaaaagctgtgtttgtaagaaacaaagcCATCGTTAAGCcgtttgaattttaaattgttgCGCCTGGTcaaaataccagtccataatgagtcttcctccagtgaaaaagtccatcatctgttgtcctctcacatcaaaatccaccgacatatttgtttataacTGTTTTGGCTTATAAAGGTTGTTTGATCAGTGCATATTTcgctcctgattcagacaagatgactttttcactggagaaagcaatgctatggatagaggacttgtattttagttgGAAGCTacagtttgaagtttaaaaatTTGGATTTTCACTCCAGAAGACATTAAGAGTCTTGTGGATTGCGTTTATTGTTTTTGgacactcattctgacggcacccattcactgcagaggatccacttgGTGAGCAAAtggtgtaatgctacatttctataaatctgttctgatgaagttgactcatctacatcttggatggcctgaggttgagtacattttcatcaaACTTTCATTTCTGGAtg is a window encoding:
- the zbtb34 gene encoding zinc finger and BTB domain-containing protein 34, which codes for MEDCGSLIEFDVPEFSNTVLNQLNELRLQGKLCDIIVHIQGQPFRAHKAVLAASSPYFRDHSALGTMSGLSISVIKSPEVFEQLLAFCYTGRMSLRLRDVISFLTAASFLQMQAVIDKCTQILEGIHSKISVPVPAGIDPDNDCTTSRAGRNGVKDGGIFVNPTQISPPYYSRQNHCVEGRSSGKGAAEEGQSDRGSSDGISEQEVSMEVESEQVDLIGKDGQVTDVHIKLEKTDRPSYSDSSSAGDDGYHTELVDGEQVLAVSVGSYGPVLSSAGYTYSALPSSCFVSLSSSSPSRSLLSSVRGGRARPKRPVPLPADLLTQLKPGADEGDPPAAATTFENDVRERSFRGQWYPYNERLICIYCGKSFNQKGSLDRHMRLHMGITPFVCKFCGKKYTRKDQLEYHIRGHTDNKPFHCQICGKCFPFQGTLNQHLRKKHMTSGTEVNNHTDLLGEAPDGQRAEQEDASEGEAACGAAYPDDLSTKTPSEESGKCSPEESPASKPLRGY